The genomic interval CACTAATCGGTTCAACAATAGCAATTGGTGTTTGTCTGTTATATTTTAATCCCATGGCACATCTCAAGAGTTCATTTTTTATAAATGCTTTCTGCGGATCGTCACGGTCTGTTGCTTTTAGATAATTTTTATATTGAAAAATTGCAAGCTCAAATTGATTCTGATGCTGGTATGACTTTGCAAGATACCAAGCGCCTAATTTTGAATATTTATTGGATCTTGATAATAGTTTTTCAAAACAACGGATGCTATAATCTAAGGCATTAGATTCATAACAACTAATACCTGCTTGCAATAATAAATCAGGATCCTTCTCTACGATGTTCCAGGAAGTTTTATAAATTTCAGAAGCTTCAAAATACTTCTTCTGTTTATAATATTGATTCGCACTCTTTAGATTTTGAGTAAACCCAACACAAGAATACAAACATGCTAAAAAAATCAGCAAGAATTGATATAAGTGATTAGACTTAATTAGCATTAAATGGTTTGATTAATATCAAACTGTTCCAGATAGTCTCCAACACGTTTTAAAAAAGTTCCACCCAAAGCGCCATCAACCACTCTATGATCATAAGACATTGATAAGAACATCATATGACGTATCCCAATAGTATCGCCAGAAGGTGTTTCTATTACAGCTGGTTTTTTTCGGATTGCCCCTGTTGCCATAATAGCAACTTGCGGTTGATTGATAATAGGAGTACCCATTACATTTCCAAAGGTACCTACATTCGTAAGTGTGAATGTACCTTCCTGAATATCTTCCGGTTTTAATTTATTAGCACGCGCTCTGGCTGCTAAATCGTTTACTTGATACGTCAAGCCTACTAAATTCAAACGGTCTGCATTTTTTATAACAGGAACAATTAAGTTGCCACTTGGCAAAGCAGCTGCCATGCCAATATTTATATCCAGTTTTCGAATGATCTGAGTTCCCTGAACAGATACATTGATCATTGGAAACTCCTTAATGGCTCTTGCAATAGCTTCAATAAAAACAGGCGTAAAGGTAATTTTCTGATTATACTTTTTTAAGAAACTATCTTTTATACGATCTCTCCATTGGACTATTGGTGTTACATCAACTTCAACAAAAGAGGTGACATGAGGTGCCGTGTGTTTACTCATTACCATATGATCAGATATGAGCTTTCGCATCCTATCCATTTCAATGATTTCTACATTGCCTGAAATAGAAACTGCCGGAGCTGCTTGAATTGCAGATGACTCTTGAAAAGGCTTTACATTTTCAGCATTTGTTGCCTTTTGAGGCGTCGCATTTGAAAGATATCCTATCAAATCCCGTTTTGTTAAACGTCCATCTAAGCCAGATCCAGGAATTGATTCTAACTGGCTTACTGCAATATTTTCTTGTTTTGCAATGTTTCGTACCAGGGGTGAGAAAAACCGGTTTGATGTTGATTTTTCAACACCTGTTGTGCTCGAAGTTTGCTTTTCTATCGCTGCTTTTAATTCTGTTTTGCTTTCATTTTTAGCAATCTCTGGCTGTGTCGTTGGAGAACTTAGATTTTCAGCATTGACATCTGTTTCAATATAAGCTATTACTTTGCCAATAGCAACAACGTCATTTTCTTTAAAAAGCAATTTTGAAATAACGCCTTTAGAAGGTGAAGGAATTTCACTATCGACCTTATCCGTAGCAATTTCCAAGATTGTTTCGTCCATTTCGACAGCATCCCCTTCTTTTTTAAGCCATTTTAGGATGGTTGCTTCAATGATACTTTCCCCCATTTTAGGCATAATCAGCTCTACCTTAGCCATAGTCAAAAATTTATGCAAAAGTACAAAAATTAAAGGTCAAGATTCCAAAAAGAGAATAGACTCCCATTAAATTTAATGTATTAAACGGTCTAAATAAGTCCATTTAATGGGATATATACTAATTAGCGATCGAAATGTAATCTGCCATTTTAGGATACCCGCAACAGTGCTTTCTTACTGGTAATATCTATTTTACTTCTTTTAGATACTTCCAAAATAAAATCATTGCAAATGTAGCAGTTGCTTCAATATTCCGAATTCGATCTCTGAAAAAGCGGAGTTTCTTGGTTTTTATAATATCTTTTGTACCATATGCAATCCAAACGGTACCTACTGGTTTGTCCTCCGTACCACCCAATGGACCAGCAATCCCACTAGTTGCAATTGCATAATTAGAATCCAATTCCGAACAAGCTCCTTTGACCATTTCAACTACACATTCTTCACTTACCGCCCCAAATTTGGCTAAAACTTCTTCTGAAACCCCTAATAATTTATGTTTCATTTCATACTGATAAGCAACAATTGAACCTTGAAAATATTCCGAAGCCCCAGGTACGGAGACTATTTTATGAGCCAAGTAACCTCCTGAACAACTCTCCGCCGTACTTAAAGTCCTTTCTTGTTTAATCAATAGTTTTCCAATCTCTTCCTCTAGGCTGGTATCCCCAAAACCCAGGATATTATCAATTAAGGTATCCTTTATAATTTCTTTATAAGTCTCAATTTTCTCTTTAAGAAAGTCCAGACTTTCGTGTTTTCCAGTCAATCTTAATTTCACCTGACCTTGAGAAGGTAAGTATGCCAAAGAAAGATAGGATGGCAATTCACCAAATTTAGGTTCTATCAAGTCTGCTATTTCCGTCTCCCCCATACCTATGGTATGAATGGTTTGATGGTAAACCTGAATGTTCTGCTTGTTTTCCCGGAGCCTGGGGACAACGCCATGATTCATAATAAATTCCATTTCGTAGGGTACCCCAGGCATCGAAAAGTACATCTTAGAATGTGCCTTAATATACATACCCAAAGCAGTCCCTAATTGATTGTCTAATAGGATTGCATTCGCTGGCAAATAACATTGTTGCAAGTGATTTGGTGTAATTTTCATATTTCGAATTTGCAACATCTTTTCAAGATGAATTTTATTTTCATCACTAAAAATTAAATCAACTTCAAAATAATCTGCTAAGGTTTTCTTGGTAATATCGTCTTTGGTAGGGCCTAATCCTCCGGTCATTAAAAGAACATCCGCATCTTGTGAAGCTTCGTGCAAGGCTAAAAGGATTTGATCCGATTTATCAGCTACGGTCCATTTTTTATAAATTTCCAGTCCTTCCTTATAAAGAATCCTGGCAATACTTGTTGCATTGGTATCCACTACTTGTCCAAGTAGTACTTCATCTCCGATAATGATTAAGGCGATTTTCATGTATTCAGAAAAATTAATATTAACTTACTACGTTGCCGTATTTTATAAAATAAAAAATCACTCCTGTTTGGCCGTGGGGTGAACTTCAAAAGTAAATGATTAAAACTAAAACTTAAGGGAATCTATTCTTTACAAATCTAAAAATCAAAGAAATTAAAATTAACCGTACTATCCTTTCTAACAATATGTTTATATCCCAATTTAATCTGATAGAAACTATTTCCTAAAAATCAAAATTCATCTTATCGATTGTCATTCTAAATCCGCCACTAAACCAAACAGATGCATTTGATATCTTTTCAATTTCATTCTTTCTGTAATGAACATTAAAGTCTAACCAAGCTCTTTGAAATAACTGATAAGAAAAATTCAAACTTAAACCGATCACTTGATTCTGAATACCCTGCCCAATTGTATGATTGAAATCCGTATTTCTTGTGTTATAATTTAAGAGAATATTCCCACCATTATTGATCCCGCTACTATCTAATCCCTTTTGATAAATCAAACATTGGCCTGTAAGTTGATATCTAGGATGTGGAACATAGTGCAGCCTGAAAATAAATTCCTTGAAATTTGCACCTAAAGGATGTGCTAAAGCCTGAAAGAAATGAGTATAATTTGAAATGCTATCTCTAAAAGTATAAGTATAAGGTCTCACCAGATTAAATTCAGCTTGAAAATCCAAATTTCGAATATTAAATGCGTTTACATATTTTATACCTGCTTGAATGCCATATTTATTTCCCCACCAACCATTCTGTTTCACAAACTCTTTCAATAAAAATTCATCAATCATCAATTGACCATAAACAGAAATGCGTTTTGCAAGCAATAGATTGGAATGAAATCCTAATAAAACATTATCGGGGCTGCCTAATGCATGCTCAATGAAACGGTATAAAATAACAGGATTTAGGTATTGCAATTCAAATCCTTTAGCTCTTGAAAATACTACAGATTCAAATAAACCTACGTTCCAGTTTTTAGTAAGATTCATACTTAAATAATGCGTTGCCATATATTTTTTTGGCAGCAATCGGTTTCCTTCATCGCCCAAACTTTCCGGACTCAATTCTGCAAAAATATTTTGGTAATGTAGTCTCCAAACATTGGTATTAAACTTTAAATAAAAATGAGGAGTAGCAAAATCTGATAATAATAAACTCCGTATTCCACTTCCAATAAAATGTCTTCCATGACCAAGACTCAAAGAAACATGTTTTGCAATTCTTACTGAAATACTAGCTTCTGAAATTAAAAAGTCATAGGCTCGGTTCAATGTAAAAAGTTTACTCTTAAACGATTTAAACAAACCCGCTCCCGGAAAACTTTTATACAATTTAATGTAGTCTTCGACATATAAAGGTGTCGTCAATTGGGTCTCAATAACATCCGCATGAAATGAAATTATTTGATCTACCGTTCCTTGAAAACGAAGCCCTCTGCGATTTGTAAATAATAACTCTGAATTATGTTCTTCTTTTCCAAATTTCAAATCTAATATAGGATCTAGTTGCAACTGGAAACTTTTCTTATAAACACTTAACCAATGCGATCCGTCCTTATAAAAATATTTTAAAATAGGCTTTTTCCTGAATGAATTTCTCAACTCCATTGATTTCTCCTGGTCATTCGTATATAGATTTTCAACATTATCCAGGATTAATTTATTTAAGATTACGCTGTCGTCTGAAGTTGACTCAAATTTCAATTTAAGTAAGGTATGCATGCAATTTCCTTGATCCAAAGGAATATTCTGCAAATGATTCGCAAATAATCTACCCGATTGGATTTCCAATCGATCTAACTGAAATTTTTGATTCTGGTCTGGATTAAAATAAACTGCCTGCAAAAATGCAGTACTGGCAATGTGACCAAAAACTAAAATTAAAAGGAACCTCATATTTTAAATTCAAGTAGATAGTCTTTAATAAAATTATTGAATTCCAATTCATGATAAAATTTCACGTGTATTGGAATCGCATAGACTTCTATATTTCGCAAACTGAAAAAATCTTTAAATAAAGCCAATCGTGTGCCATCCTTTTCAGTTGTTAAAATCATTTTATTAGGATGCGATATTTGTTCATGTTTTAACAAAATTGATTTTAATTCTGATTCCCTAAAATAATGGTGGTCTTCAAAATTGATATCAACTACAGAGGCTACATTGCCTGCAAGATAATTTAATAAATAACTGGATTGTGCAATTGCACTTATTAAGGTGATATGCAAACCTGGATTTAATAAAAAGAGTTTTTGCGGATTAAAAATCTGAAAAGGTACTCCATATTCAATTTTAGAGAAAAAAAGTCTTTGATGTTTTCTTAAACTGAGATTGTTTCTCCAACTTTCAAAATGATTCTCTGTAAGGTTTTCAGGACATTTACTTACGATAATGACATCGGCTCGAGACGCCCCATATCGCCACTCGCGCAATCTTCCACTGGGCAATAGAAAATCTTTAGAATATGGGTTTGCATATTCCGTTAATAAGATATTCAAGCCAGGTTTTACAGCCAAATGCTGAAAAGCATCATCCAATAAAATTAATTTTAGATCTGGAAAATTCCGGATCAATCTTGGGATACCAAGGGATCGACTTTCTGAAACGGCAACAGGCACATTGGGGAATTTATCCTTGATCTGTTTAGGTTCATCACCAACTTGTTTTGCATTGGATTCAGAATCTACTAATAAAAATCCAGATGTATTCCGTTTATAACCTCTACTTAAAACGGCGAGTTCAATATAATCTTTTAGAAGTCGGATTAAATATTCAATATGAGGTGACTTTCCAGTTCCTCCAATGGTCAAATTTCCAATAGAAATGACGGGAAAGCTAAATTTTACTGGCTTGATTAGGCCACTAAAATACAATGCCTGGTAAATACTGACACCGATTCCATATAAAAATGAAATGGGAAACAACAGTAAAGAAATTAATTTTTGCAAAATATCGAATTAGAAATAATAGTGAAATCCCAATTGTGGCATTGCAATTGTAAAATTACTAGCTGGACTTCGTAATCCAGGTTTTTTTTCTGTTTTTTCTATATCCGTTAATGAATAATCGGGCCTAATCAATAAACTGACATTCATGTTTTCAAAATTCATTTGGATCCCGAGTGCAAGTACAATTTCAATAGGCACCGAAGCATAGCTATCTTTTACATCGACATAACCCGGACTATAGTATAAAAAGTTGCGATCTCTTGAACTTAAAGCTTCTGTGAGCAGACTAAATTGGAAACCTGCTTGTGCAATAAAAGATAATTTACCTAATGGTTTATGCGTATAGCAAAACAAAACTGGGATCTTCAAATAGCTTAAATCCGTAGTATAATTGGCATTTGTATTGCCTGCTGTTGTATACTTTTGACCTTGTTGAGAATACAGAATTCCTGTCTGTAAACCATAGTTTGGTGTAAACTGATATCCCAAATCCAAACCAAAAGCAGTTCTAAAAGTAGTTTCAAAGTCCAAAATACCTCCTTCATCAAAATCAGTAGAACAGAATATCCAAGTATTTTGAATTGCACCATTTAGACCTGCATAGAATTTCTGCTTTTGTGCTGAAACAGAAATTGTTAGAATTAATGCCAAGTTTAATAAGATAAAATGTTTCATATGTTTATATATTTTATTATAATTTGAAATCAATCTTAAATAAAATCGAAAAGCTCTGTATTTATAATATTTAGAAATAAAAATTACAGTACGCATCAATGTTTACAAATTAGTTTAATCCTTGTTTACAAAGATTAAATTGAAAGCAAGGGATGCATATTTGTAGTAGTAATTCAGAATTTACAAATATTATGTCCTGGGATTTTTCAGAATTTCATTGCCAATTAAGCAAGAGGTACATTTTTTTTCGTTACAATAACGCTGATATAATTGAATACCTCCCTGGCTATGACCTGCGTGATCAAGTGTAAAATTATAACTTTTCCACATATGTACGATATGATTTTTTTCTGTTTTTAATTTTTGAAGGAAAAACAAGGCTTTTTCTTTTAATTCTTCCCTATTTTGAATGACACCATAAGCAAATAATATAGGAACTATTACATTGATTATAAGTATATCCCGTGTTAGGGTACCAATTTTGGCATGTTTCCATTCTTTGGATGTTTTCCCGAAAATAAAATGAGAATTCCAATATTCATTTGGCGATTCATCAAAATAACCATAGATTTCAATTAATGAATCTGATTCTATAATTTTAGAAAACAATTGATGTTCTTTATATAAAAAAGCTGCTAACTGAGCAATTCTAAGGCTTGGAAAATGGGAAGGTCGCAGTCGCAAAAATTTCCATTCAATTGCATTTATAGGTACGATTCCATATTTTAACTGCAGATGTTTAAATTCACTTTGTAAACCTTGATAATAAGCATCTTGGTGATCTTCAACAAGCATACCTGCTGTGCCAAAAAGCATTGCTTCTAATATAGTGTGATCGTGATATCCCTTTATAAGCAGTTTCCAAGTCAATATTTCACATAAATGAGCCATTGCTTCACTATTCATAGGAGCTACCATATAATGGGCCAATTTTCTATACAGTAAGGCTTCCCAATCCCATTGAAGTAGCTGCAATTCTTGCTTCATTTTCTCTGTTTTATTTTCCAGGCGTTCTATCATCATGCGCTCCAGCTGAATCGACTTTAAAGAATCCGGGATATAATTTAGAAATGGGCTACAAGCTAATGAACGCTCATTTTGCATTAGTCCCTGGTAGTTTCGGACTAAAACTGGATCTACCAGATCTTTCAGCTCCAAACAAGCTAAAGGGCTTTGGTTATAGAAAATATCTATATCATGCTGCCAAACCACATGAAGGATGATATTTTGATAATTTGGATCCAACTGATGCTTGTGTAAATTCCAATCTGATGCTTTAACATGTATTTCTACATGTCCTGCCCATAGGACACCATCTAATAAAATTTTGGCAAAGAGAAAATCCGGTCCTTGATTCGTATTAAATAAACCGGGATGCAACACTTCAATAAGAGATCCATTGCTTGTAAATAGTTTGTTAGAAAGCAAGACTTTAGATCTCCAAATAAATTGAATAAGATCTTCTTTCATGATCTGAAATTTTAGGGGGTCAATAAATAGGGTGTGTGTACTTTTAGTGCTTATTTTTTCTCATAAATCAAAAATGAATAGTTCATGTTATTTTTCTCATCCTTCTCATGATCTTCTCTTGAAAAAAGGGACCATTGTTCTTTATCAATTTCCGGAAAATAGGTATCCCCTTTGCATGGAAAATCTACAAGTGTTATGTATAATTTATTCCAAAGATGCATCGATTGTTTGTAAATTTCACCACCTCCGATAATAAATAGTTCTTGTTCGCCATGTTTTTTTGCAAATAAAATGCCTTCCTCAATGGAATGCACAATAAAGCAATTAGACACTATAAAAAAAGGATCCCGGGTAACAATGATATTTGTCCGTTTTGGTAATGGAATACCAATACTTTGATAGCATTTTCTACCCATTAAAACCGTATGGTTAAGGGTCACTTTCTTAAAATATTTTAAATCTGCTGACAGGTACCATGGAATTTGATTTTCGAATCCAATAATACGGTCAGCATTTAAAGCTACAATTGCTGAAATAATCATGGTTTTGTTTTTTTGGTGATCAGATCTTTGCGCATCATTCGTTCCTGTAAGTCGGGTCTTGAGATTTTTCGTTTTAAATATTTCTCAATCATTAATGAAGCTATAGGAGCTGCCACCGTACCTCCCCAGCCTGCATTTTCAATATATACAGCAATTGCTATTTTAGGTTTATCTTTTGGAGCAAAAGCAAAAAAAACGGAATGGTCTTCACCATGTGGATTTTGAGAAGTGCCCGTTTTTCCACACGTTGCAATTTCAGGATTAAATGCCAGGGAAGCAGTTCCCGCTTGAATAGCCAATTCCATACCTTCAATCACAGGTTCGAAATATTTTTGATCAATCGGTACTTTATTTTGAATTCTAAATTTTTCTTGAATTTGGTTTTGATTTCCACTAAACGCTTTTACTAAATGGGGTGTATAAAAAAAACCTCTATTTGCCAGGATCGCTGCCAGGTTTGCCATTTGGATTGTAGATAATTGCAATTCTCCCTGACCAATCCCAACAGAAATAAAATAAGTCGATCTCCATTGATCCGTTTTATATAATCGTGTATAATATTCAGAAGTTGGTATATACCCTCCACTTTCTGTGGCTACATCTGTATAGAGAGGCTTACCCAAACCAAAATCACCAAGATATTTTACTAATAAGTCTAATCCAAATTGGGGTTTATTGAATCCTTTTATTTCAATTAAGTCTCTGAATGTTTGGAAAAAATAAGAGTTACAGGAATGTTGTAAAGCGACCGATAATTTATATGGACTCGGATGATGATGACAACCATAAGAAAGGTTTTTATAATAATATGCACCTGTGCAGGTATGTGCTGTGTTTTCATTTATTACACCTTCCTGCATAGCAATAAGCGCTAGTATCGGTTTAAATATGGAGCCCGGTGGATATTTAGCATTGGAGGATCTGTCAAAAAGGGGTTTTAGGGAATCTCGCAATAAATATGCATATGCAACGCCTCGATTATTATGAATAGATAATAAATTTGGATTATAGGTAGGGGATGTAATCTGGCAAAGGATTTCACCGGTTTCTGGTTCAATAGCTACAATTCCACCTACTTTATTTAACATGAGGCTATCTCCAAATTTTTGAAGTTCAATATCAATACTCAATTGTGCATCCAGACCAGAAACTGCTTTTCTATCTAATTTTCCAAAATCAAATTGACCTACTTCCCTACCGAGATTATCTTTCAATACAAACTCAACACCATTAACTCCCCGAATAATTTCTTCATAAAATTTTTCTAATCCAGACGTTCCGATATAGTCTCCTAATTTATAGATACCTTCTGAACGTTCAATTTCTTCTTTGGTAACCTCACTTATGTAACCTAAAAAATTGGCACCATGAGGCTCTGGATATTCCCGGATTGATCGGAGCAATCCTTCAAATCCAGGAAACCTAAATACATTCTCTTGAAATGGCAGAAAAACTTCTGGAGGAATACTTTTTAAAAATACAAATGGAACGGACTTACTGTATTTTCCAGAACGCCAATCTTTTTCTAGATTTTCCTGAAAACTGCTCATTGGAATATTAAGCAGTTGACAAAATAATGCAGTATCCATCTCTTTACTTACCTCTTTATAAGTTACATAAAGATCATAGGTTGGATAATTAATTACAAGAAGTTTTCCATTCCGGTCATAAAATAATCCTCTCGATGGATAAATGGTATTTTGATTCAGCGTTGTTGAACTTGCTTTATTAGAATAGTACGGATTGAATAATTGAATTTTTGCGAGTGTAATAACAAGAATGGATGCACATAAAATCATAAAAATTTTAACGATCCGAAATCTTAATATTTGCTTCTCTTGCATCCTTTAATTGTTATGTTTTGAAACTAAAAAATAGTTGTAACAAAAAAATAATAATACTCGAGACAAAAAAGCTAAGCATGGTTTTAATAAATATTTCTCCCGCATAAACAAATGTAAAAATTTCAAGAATAAAGTAAGCAAGGAAAAATACTAATAGCAGAGCACTTGAATATTTTGCAAACCAAACAATTCCTAAATCCCCAATTGTTGGACTCATATCTGTTTGATATCCATTCTTAGGTTCAAATATTCTAACAACTAATGGCCGAAATACTACCATCCATAAACAGGCTCCAGCATGAACGCCTGGTGACATATAAAACAAATCTACAATAAAGCCAACTGAAAAGGCAATGAGTAATACAAAAAATTGAGGTATCTGAAACGGGAGGGTTAAAATTGCAATTTGGTAAATAATAATAAAAATATAATTTTCATTCGCACCCGTAAGATTTATTTCTTTGAGTACAAACACCTGTAAGGCGATATATAAAATAAAACGGATGAAATTTGTAGTTAGGATATTACTCATATCGAACCGATTTTTTTTCTAAGTTTTCCTTTTCTCCTTTATCATGACTTAAGATTACATAAACCTGATCAATATTCGTCATGGACTGACTTAATGCAACATTTATTTTAAAGGTAAAGGAACCTTCTTCAACTTTATACATGTCTACTGTACCAATCAGAAGATTTTTTGGAAAAACGATACTATAACCGCTTGTAACAATGGTATCGCCAAGTCTAACATCTGCATACTTTTGAATCGCTTGCAAGTTCATAATCGATGGATCTTTTCCATTCCAAATAAGGGATCCAAAAAATCCGCAACGTTTTAGTCGGGCACTAATATTTGTATTACTATGTAAAACAGACATCACCAGTGAATAGTTAGAACTGGTATCCGTAACGATTCCAACAATTCCTTTATTTGTAATTACGCCCATTCCTGGTGCAATGTTATGTTTTCCCCCTTTATCCAGGGTAATCATATTATTCCTTTTATCAAGTGCATTGTTAATAACTCTTGCCGGGATCAACTGATATAATTGATCCTCTGATTTATGGTTAATCAGACTGTCTACTTTTTTTTGAGAATTTGAAAATGTATTTATTTGATTACTCCGCAATTTTGCATTTTCAACTGCAATACTATCATAGCGTTCTCTAAGATTAAAATAGCTAATTAAATATTGATATTTGGATTGAATACCGCTGGCCATTAATTGATAGGAATGCAAATAAATTTTTTGTTGATTTTGATTGAATTTTACAATCCAAAACAAACAAAGAGATTGCAAGATCACAAACAAAACCAGAGAACCATTCTGAATAATTATTTTGGCTATTCTCCACATTCCCTTTTGTGTATGCTTAATTTAGAAAAGCGATGTTGCTTTTACTAAACTCGTATAAAACTAAATACTTTTTCGGTCTATCAAGAATGAAAAACGATCTGTGTTTTTTAAGGCAATACCGGTACCTCGTACAACAGCTCTTAAAGGATCCTGGGCTACTATTACTGGTAATTTAGTTTTTAATGAAAGTCGTTTATCAAGTCCTCGCAAGAGTGCTCCGCCTCCCGTAAGATATAATCCCGTGCGATAAATATCGGAGGAAAGTTCCGGAGGTGTCATTTCCAAAGCCTTTAAAACAGCCTCTTCAATTTTCATAATAGATTTATCTAAAGCTTCCGCAGTTTCTTCATATCGTATGATAATTTGCCTTGGAATCCCTGTCATCAAGTCACGACCATTAATTGGGAATGGATCTGGCGGATTTTCTAAGGTTTTTAGTGCTGATCCAATATGAATTTTCATTTGTTCGGCAGTGCGTTCCCCAATCAACATATTGTGTTCCCGACGCATATAATCTATAATATCGCCTGTAAATTCATCACCTGCTACTCTTATGGATTGATCACAAACGATACCAGATAAAGCGATTACTGCGATTTCTGTAGTACCGCCTCCAATATCAATGACCATATTTCCGATTGGTTCTTCTACATCCAATCCAATTCCTAAAGCGGCAGCCATCGGTTCATGAATGAGATAGGTTTCCTTAGAATCTACATGGTCGGCTGAATCAAAAACGGCTCTTTTTTCCACTTCCGTAATGCCAGATGGAATACAAATAACCATTCTAAGATGTGTAAAAAAGCGACGTTTGCTTCCAATCATATTGATCATCCCCTGAATCATGGCTTCAGCAGCTTGGAAATCAGCGATAACACCATCTTTTAAAGGCCGGATCGTTTCAATATTTTTGTGGGTTTTTTCATGCATCTGCATGGCTTTATTACCGACTGCTATTACTTCTCCGGTTTTTTTATCTACGGCAACTATCGACGGTTCGTCA from Saprospiraceae bacterium carries:
- a CDS encoding 2-oxo acid dehydrogenase subunit E2, with the protein product MAKVELIMPKMGESIIEATILKWLKKEGDAVEMDETILEIATDKVDSEIPSPSKGVISKLLFKENDVVAIGKVIAYIETDVNAENLSSPTTQPEIAKNESKTELKAAIEKQTSSTTGVEKSTSNRFFSPLVRNIAKQENIAVSQLESIPGSGLDGRLTKRDLIGYLSNATPQKATNAENVKPFQESSAIQAAPAVSISGNVEIIEMDRMRKLISDHMVMSKHTAPHVTSFVEVDVTPIVQWRDRIKDSFLKKYNQKITFTPVFIEAIARAIKEFPMINVSVQGTQIIRKLDINIGMAAALPSGNLIVPVIKNADRLNLVGLTYQVNDLAARARANKLKPEDIQEGTFTLTNVGTFGNVMGTPIINQPQVAIMATGAIRKKPAVIETPSGDTIGIRHMMFLSMSYDHRVVDGALGGTFLKRVGDYLEQFDINQTI
- a CDS encoding CinA family nicotinamide mononucleotide deamidase-related protein, which translates into the protein MKIALIIIGDEVLLGQVVDTNATSIARILYKEGLEIYKKWTVADKSDQILLALHEASQDADVLLMTGGLGPTKDDITKKTLADYFEVDLIFSDENKIHLEKMLQIRNMKITPNHLQQCYLPANAILLDNQLGTALGMYIKAHSKMYFSMPGVPYEMEFIMNHGVVPRLRENKQNIQVYHQTIHTIGMGETEIADLIEPKFGELPSYLSLAYLPSQGQVKLRLTGKHESLDFLKEKIETYKEIIKDTLIDNILGFGDTSLEEEIGKLLIKQERTLSTAESCSGGYLAHKIVSVPGASEYFQGSIVAYQYEMKHKLLGVSEEVLAKFGAVSEECVVEMVKGACSELDSNYAIATSGIAGPLGGTEDKPVGTVWIAYGTKDIIKTKKLRFFRDRIRNIEATATFAMILFWKYLKEVK
- the lpxK gene encoding tetraacyldisaccharide 4'-kinase: MQKLISLLLFPISFLYGIGVSIYQALYFSGLIKPVKFSFPVISIGNLTIGGTGKSPHIEYLIRLLKDYIELAVLSRGYKRNTSGFLLVDSESNAKQVGDEPKQIKDKFPNVPVAVSESRSLGIPRLIRNFPDLKLILLDDAFQHLAVKPGLNILLTEYANPYSKDFLLPSGRLREWRYGASRADVIIVSKCPENLTENHFESWRNNLSLRKHQRLFFSKIEYGVPFQIFNPQKLFLLNPGLHITLISAIAQSSYLLNYLAGNVASVVDINFEDHHYFRESELKSILLKHEQISHPNKMILTTEKDGTRLALFKDFFSLRNIEVYAIPIHVKFYHELEFNNFIKDYLLEFKI
- a CDS encoding PorT family protein — protein: MKHFILLNLALILTISVSAQKQKFYAGLNGAIQNTWIFCSTDFDEGGILDFETTFRTAFGLDLGYQFTPNYGLQTGILYSQQGQKYTTAGNTNANYTTDLSYLKIPVLFCYTHKPLGKLSFIAQAGFQFSLLTEALSSRDRNFLYYSPGYVDVKDSYASVPIEIVLALGIQMNFENMNVSLLIRPDYSLTDIEKTEKKPGLRSPASNFTIAMPQLGFHYYF
- a CDS encoding DUF2851 family protein, whose product is MKEDLIQFIWRSKVLLSNKLFTSNGSLIEVLHPGLFNTNQGPDFLFAKILLDGVLWAGHVEIHVKASDWNLHKHQLDPNYQNIILHVVWQHDIDIFYNQSPLACLELKDLVDPVLVRNYQGLMQNERSLACSPFLNYIPDSLKSIQLERMMIERLENKTEKMKQELQLLQWDWEALLYRKLAHYMVAPMNSEAMAHLCEILTWKLLIKGYHDHTILEAMLFGTAGMLVEDHQDAYYQGLQSEFKHLQLKYGIVPINAIEWKFLRLRPSHFPSLRIAQLAAFLYKEHQLFSKIIESDSLIEIYGYFDESPNEYWNSHFIFGKTSKEWKHAKIGTLTRDILIINVIVPILFAYGVIQNREELKEKALFFLQKLKTEKNHIVHMWKSYNFTLDHAGHSQGGIQLYQRYCNEKKCTSCLIGNEILKNPRT
- a CDS encoding dihydrofolate reductase, producing the protein MISAIVALNADRIIGFENQIPWYLSADLKYFKKVTLNHTVLMGRKCYQSIGIPLPKRTNIIVTRDPFFIVSNCFIVHSIEEGILFAKKHGEQELFIIGGGEIYKQSMHLWNKLYITLVDFPCKGDTYFPEIDKEQWSLFSREDHEKDEKNNMNYSFLIYEKK
- a CDS encoding penicillin-binding protein 2 translates to MQEKQILRFRIVKIFMILCASILVITLAKIQLFNPYYSNKASSTTLNQNTIYPSRGLFYDRNGKLLVINYPTYDLYVTYKEVSKEMDTALFCQLLNIPMSSFQENLEKDWRSGKYSKSVPFVFLKSIPPEVFLPFQENVFRFPGFEGLLRSIREYPEPHGANFLGYISEVTKEEIERSEGIYKLGDYIGTSGLEKFYEEIIRGVNGVEFVLKDNLGREVGQFDFGKLDRKAVSGLDAQLSIDIELQKFGDSLMLNKVGGIVAIEPETGEILCQITSPTYNPNLLSIHNNRGVAYAYLLRDSLKPLFDRSSNAKYPPGSIFKPILALIAMQEGVINENTAHTCTGAYYYKNLSYGCHHHPSPYKLSVALQHSCNSYFFQTFRDLIEIKGFNKPQFGLDLLVKYLGDFGLGKPLYTDVATESGGYIPTSEYYTRLYKTDQWRSTYFISVGIGQGELQLSTIQMANLAAILANRGFFYTPHLVKAFSGNQNQIQEKFRIQNKVPIDQKYFEPVIEGMELAIQAGTASLAFNPEIATCGKTGTSQNPHGEDHSVFFAFAPKDKPKIAIAVYIENAGWGGTVAAPIASLMIEKYLKRKISRPDLQERMMRKDLITKKTKP